A window of Apium graveolens cultivar Ventura chromosome 8, ASM990537v1, whole genome shotgun sequence contains these coding sequences:
- the LOC141680416 gene encoding uncharacterized protein LOC141680416: protein MYGVHPRQLCLASDNKSAIGKVEDFQLQRETMNHLLKEAIKSVQMLEKVGAVAYKLALPSGSKIHPTFHVSLLKKKVGFTYTVTSTLPRLESKGQFLVYPVAIVQRMMVKKKNKAVAQWLIQWFNTIPDDVSWEDATVIHEQYPEFNP from the exons ATGTATGGTGTTCATCCACGGCAGCTTTGCTTAGCATCTGACAACAAATCTGCCATTGGCAAAGTGGAAGACTTTCAGCTGCAGAGGGAGACAATGAACCACTTGTTAAAGGAAGCAATCAAGTCTGTCCAGA TGTTAGAGAAAGTGGGTGCAGTAGCTTACAAATTGGCACTCCCTTCTGGTAGTAAGATCCATCCTACATTTCATGTTAGTCTCCTTAAAAAGAAGGTGGGTTTTACATATACTGTCACTTCTACATTGCCTCGTCTTGAAAGCAAAGGGCAGTTTCTTGTCTACCCAGTGGCAATAGTACAAAGGATGATGGTTAAGAAGAAGAACAAGGCGGTAGCACAATGGTTGATTCAATGGTTCAATACAATACCAGATGATGTGAGTTGGGAGGATGCAACAGTTATTCACGAACAGTACCCGGAGTTTAATCCTTGA